A genomic stretch from Podospora pseudoanserina strain CBS 124.78 chromosome 3, whole genome shotgun sequence includes:
- a CDS encoding hypothetical protein (EggNog:ENOG503PDA8) yields MAGSVFALSLLGLGAVQAAPSAPTVETRQIWIGDGGGVFWPGPDQPVAPCLENGSGAPQAPCLLPPIPGDVTLPPGFYLPPKDKRDAESVDKRQIWIGDGGSQFIPGQGPLKPCLVTIPLKGQPPCLLGPILTVPKNKRGVEVRQTLIIGGPPGSLNPGNPGLPGGGMPVCLPSVPLDQQPPCMLPPISGGGGGLILPPNWPAPSFPPREKREAEAPKPPKLTLPPDYATNTKQVIVRLEARLVALQNKKYKTKQDIELIKDLKEALLYLAGITNISAPPGTGTSFTPGKRSEDVFQLLPPDYITNTKKVIETLQRELIVLQNKRRKTKDDIAKIQAIKDALLYLAGITHISAPPGSGSTFTPGKRDTFKLPPDATTNPKRVIEQLEKELIALQNKRHKTKEDLQLIADYKAALLYLAGITNISAPPGSGSTFTPGKRDVFKLPPDATTNPKRVIQQLETELIALQNKPNKSKADYELIADYKAALLYLAGITNISAPPGSGSTFTPGKRDAVFKLPPDAATNPKKFIVQIEKDLVLLQNKKNKSKADLELIAAYKAALQYLAGITNISAPPGTGTSFTPGKRDVIFKLPPDAATNPKKFIVQIEKDLVVLQNKKNKTKEDYQLIAAYKAALKHLAGITNISAPPGSETSFTPGKRSPVVDVNAVGAYEKLCPNIKGAQDALQQMLLKDQLTAEEMVVVRALINFLRGCGVEPGEGPSYGPILTVPKRNTPVLSAEFDLAGLEEAYKELLTTAQLATAAGQPSFANWITLSTIADILELYGVKVDRSLHVFTPLPKRQADSITIGGRTCKVIDILGLRAALAALQIAYGEDVTKAPTTILLIQQVIVTALQLCGQSVPGWTVIVPGNPVPGGPIVPQPTVPGGPLVPEPNVPGSPVVPQPTIPGGPLVPEPYVPGAPIVPQPTIPGGPLKPSDKRQAPGLSNATELLAALNILEKAYGTYGSGTIPVPVWLIMVNLVTILQTIPGTVVPGWPVLGQGSVVLTPSP; encoded by the coding sequence ATGGCCGGATCTGTCTTCGCCCTGTCCCTTCTCGGCCTGGGCGCCGTTCAGGCTGCTCCATCGGCCCCGACTGTGGAGACCCGGCAAATCTGGAtcggagatggtggaggcgTGTTCTGGCCCGGCCCCGATCAACCCGTTGCACCCTGTCTCGAGAACGGCTCCGGCGCCCCTCAGGCTCcatgcctcctcccacctaTCCCTGGTGATGTTACCCTTCCACCCGGATTCTACCTCCCTcccaaggacaagagagACGCCGAGTCGGTCGATAAACGTCAGATTTGGATTGGCGATGGCGGATCCCAGTTCATCCCAGGACAAGGCCCTCTCAAGCCTTGCTTGGTGACAATCCCCCTCAAAGGTCAGCCGCCGTGCTTGTTGGGACCAATCCTCACCGTGCCCAAGAACAAGAGAGGCGTCGAAGTCCGCCAGACACTCATCATCGGAGGCCCTCCGGGCTCTTTGAACCCTGGCAACCCAGGCCTTCCCGGGGGTGGCATGCCCGTCTGCCTGCCGTCTGTGCCGCTTGACCAGCAGCCTCCATGCATGCTTCCGCCCAtcagcggcggcggtggcgggctCATCCTGCCTCCCAACTGGCCTGCCCCGAGTTTCCCGCCCAGAGAGAAGCGGGAAGCCGAGGCCCCTAAGCCACCCAAGCTTACCCTCCCGCCTGACTATGcgaccaacaccaagcagGTGATTGTGCGACTGGAGGCCCGCCTCGTCGCCTTGCAGAATAAAAAGTACAAGACCAAGCAGGACATCGAGTTGATCAAGGATCTCAAGGAGGCTCTGCTCTACTTGGctggcatcaccaacatctcaGCACCCCCTGGTACCGGTACTTCTTTTACCCCAGGAAAGCGCAGCGAGGACGTCTTCCAGCTCCTGCCCCCCGActacatcaccaacaccaagaaggtcaTCGAGACGCTGCAGAGGGAGCTGATCGTGCTGCAGAACAAGAGGCGCAAGACCAAGGATGACATCGCTAAAATCCAGGCTATCAAGGATGCGCTTCTCTACCTAGCCGGCATTACTCACATTTCAGCTCCCCCCGGGTCTGGCAGCACCTTCACTCCCGGGAAGCGTGATACCTTCAAGCTCCCCCCTGACGCCACGACCAACCCCAAGAGGGTGATCGAacagctggagaaggagctgatCGCCTTGCAGAACAAGAGGcacaagaccaaggaggatCTCCAGCTCATCGCTGATTACAAGGCAGCTCTCCTCTATCTGGCCGGCATCACCAATATCTCGGCCCCCCCTGGATCTGGGAGCACCTTCACTCCCGGCAAACGTGATGTCTTCAAGCTTCCCCCCGATGctaccaccaaccccaagcgCGTCATTCAACAGCTTGAGACAGAGTTGATCGCCTTGCAGAACAAGCCGAACAAGTCCAAGGCCGACTACGAACTCATCGCCGACTACAAGGCCGCACTTCTTTACTTGgccggcatcaccaacatctcgGCGCCCCCCGGGTCAGGCTCCACTTTTACCCCTGGCAAGCGTGATGCCGTGTTCAAGCTTCCCCCTGATGCTGCCACGAACCCCAAGAAGTTCATTGTGCAGATCGAGAAGGACCTTGTGCTTCTTcagaacaagaagaacaagtcCAAGGCGGACCTCGAGCTTATTGCTGCCTACAAGGCTGCCCTCCAGTACTTGGCCGGGATCACCAACATCTCGGCCCCCCCTGGGACTGGAACGAGCTTCACCCCGGGCAAGCGCGACGTGATCTTCAAGCTCCCGCCTGATGCTGCTACCAACCCCAAGAAGTTCATTGTTCAAATTGAGAAGGACTTGGTGGTCCTGcagaacaagaagaacaagaccaaggaggatTACCAGCTGATTGCTGCTTACAAGGCTGCTCTTAAGCACCTTgccggcatcaccaacattTCCGCGCCGCCTGGGTCAGAGACTTCTTTCACTCCCGGCAAGCGCTCGCCTGTGGTTGATGTCAATGCCGTTGGCGCTTATGAGAAGCTTTGCCCCAACATCAAGGGTGCCCAGGATGCCCTCCAACAGATGCTGCTCAAGGACCAACTCACTGCCGAAGAGATGGTTGTCGTCCGGGCGCTTATCAACTTCCTCAGGGGATGCGGCGTTGAGCCCGGCGAGGGTCCCAGTTATGGCCCTATCTTGACGGTTCCAAAGCGCAACACCCCGGTGCTCTCTGCCGAGTTCGACCTTGCCGGTCTCGAGGAGGCCTACAAGGAGCTTCTCACCACGGCACAGCTCGCTACTGCTGCCGGCCAGCCCTCCTTCGCCAACTGGATCACTCTCTCTACCATTGCTGACATCCTCGAGCTGTATGGCGTGAAGGTCGACCGCTCCCTTCACGTTTTCACCCCTCTGCCGAAGCGCCAAGCCGACAGCATCACCATTGGTGGCCGGACATGCAAGGTGATTGACATTCTTGGCCTCCGCGCTGCCCTTGCGGCTCTCCAGATTGCCTACGGTGAGGACGTCACCAAggctcccaccaccatcctcctcattcAACAAGTCATTGTCACCGCGCTTCAACTCTGCGGCCAGTCAGTTCCGGGCTGGACCGTCATCGTCCCTGGCAATCCCGTCCCTGGTGGTCCCATTGTTCCCCAGCCCACTGTCCCCGGCGGACCTTTGGTTCCCGAGCCAAACGTCCCCGGGTCGCCTGTCGTTCCCCAGCCCACAATCCCCGGTGGTCCTTTGGTTCCTGAGCCATACGTCCCCGGCGCGCCCATCGTCCCTCAGCCTACCATTCCGGGTGGTCCACTCAAGCCTTCGGACAAGAGGCAGGCTCCTGGTCTGAGCAACGCGACAGAACTTCTTGCTGCACTCAACATCCTCGAAAAGGCATACGGCACATACGGCAGCGGGACAATCCCGGTGCCTGTTTGGTTGATCATGGTGAATTTGGTGACGATTCTGCAGACGATTCCGGGAACGGTGGTGCCCGGGTGGCCAGTCTTGGGACAGGGTAGCGTTGTTTTGACTCCGTCTCCTTAG